The genome window AAAATATGTTTCCATTGCGTATTCGTTGGCTCTTGTGCAGGAAAATAAAAGGGTGCAATGGATTGATATTTATCTAGGTGTAATAATATTTGGCTTTGAAACATAAGTTTTTGACGTGCTTTAGCAACTTGTTTACGGTGGTAATGCCAGCCGATGCGATTTGTTTCTAGAATTTCCTCATAACTTGTCATCACTTGCCAGAGTTGGTCAATTTCCTGTAACTTTATTGGTTTTTTTTCTCAAGTGTGCGATGCAAAATTTGATAAAATAGTGTATCAACCTGGTTTTTTAGTGTAATAACGGGTTCTTGTTCACGTTTTGGTGTAAATAAAAAATTGAAAACTACTGCGGAAAGAACGCCAACAAGGATAGTCCATAGCCGATCCCAAGCGACCATAAACAGGTTATCTGTCATGTGGACACTTAGCATGCTGACCATGACTGCTGAATAACCCGCTAAAAAGGTACCATAGGCCACAAAGCCTTTTTGCAGTTGACCAATACCGCTACATGCTCCTAACCATAATGCCAGCCCTACGATAAATAATAGCGGGTTGATAATGTGTAGTTGAATTAATATTACGCCAACTAGCACGCCAATGACTGTTCCCGCGAAACGCCACCAACTTTTTTCCAGTAAGTTTTCGCGCCAAGGTTGTGCAGAGGCCCAGACGGTCATGGCTGCCCACTGTGGGTGAACAAGCTGCAAATATTGAGCAATAAATAGAGCAGCAATTGAGGCACAAGCCGTAATTACCGCAAAACGAAAGCGTATAGGATTAAACCCTAAACGGTGCAAAAAAGTGATGTTTTGTAGCATTGAGTATGAGTAAATTTGGCGTGTTAAATGGTTTATTAGTTGATAATATCAACTAAATTTACAGTAATTATTAACTAATTAGTTGATAAAATCAACTAAAGAGGCATTATGCGTACAGAACAAGCCAGAGTGTTTGGGGTGATAAGCCGAGCTGCCCATCATTATATGAAGTGGATGGGGGAGCCTTACGGTATCAATGCCATTGAGTGTTTGATGATTTTGCATATTGATCAGTATGATGAATCAACCCTAGAGCAGATTACAAAAGCCATGGTTGTGGATAAATCCGTGACGACTCGAGGAGTGAGCAAATTTTTAGCTAAGGGGTGGGTTGCTAAAACGAATAGTTTAGTTGATAAACGGGTTTATCATGTTTCGTTGACATCACGCGGCAAAACGATTGTGAATGAGTTAAATTACAAACTAAATAAGTGGAATGATTATTTAGCAGCGGACTTGCCAGAACAAGAGGCTGAACAGCTATTTAGCGCACTAGAAAGCTTGGCAAAACGAGCCATTGAAAGCTCGGTGGCAGATTTTCCGCGTTTATTAGAAGAACCCAATGAGTGAAGCTTAATAACCAACTTGGCAACGTTAAGGATTTCGAGCTGGTTTGAGTGCCAGTAAATATAATTCCCCATTAAGAGGGGATAGAATATTTTTAATTGGTTTTGGTGAAACGAGTGCTGTTACTGTTGAATAGCGGCCACAGGAAGTAATACTATTTCAGATAAATTCTCAGGTACTGGGCTCAGCGTATTACTCATCATGATTAATTCACCATCTTTTTCAACTCTGGCACTCATTCCTAAGGTATATCGTTTGGATTGAAATTCTTCAGGAAGAGCGACTGTAAATGCGATACTACGTCCTGCACTTTGTGATTTGAAACTGTAATCAAGATTAGACTTTGCATTGTTTTCATTCTGTAGTATTGACGTCAACGACAGTGTGATTGTGGCATTTTCAGGAATATCGTAAGAATGTGAATAAATATTACCATTGATATGATAAGTGGGAGTTTGAGTAAAATAACTCATTAAATTATTACTACAAGCGGATAGCATGAAAGTTATAAAAAATATGAATATTGAAAAAATGTGTTTTTTTGAAAAGTTGGGGTTAATATTTAACATTAAATGTTCTCTTTGGCGAAATCTAATTATAGTGATTAACGAATAAAAATCTTCTGAAAAAAATATCGCATATAGGTGTAAATACTTTTCTTGGCATCGTATTTAGAAAGCATCGGCATTTCTGATTTTTCCCCTGTGTATAAAATACCAATGCGAGGTAAAGTCATAATTAAATTTTCATCTAGATCAATTTTTTTAAAGGATTGTCGCAATTGCCTGACTAGCTTGTAATAGCTACTTTCAGTCACGATAGTGCCTCTTTTTTCCCAAATCTCGTACATAACTTCTCTTTTACTATTTGTTTTTACTAGTAATAATTTAAGAAGGCATGATTCATTTTCTGAAAGGTTAACGACTTTTTTTTCACGCGAAAGTGTTCGCTTGAGTGGGTCATATACTACATGCCCAGACAAGAGAATCATTGATTCTTTTTCACTATAGTCAATGTTATCCATAAAATTATCTATTGTTGATAAATCGGTCATAATCTATACCTATACTAACTGTTGATGAAATGTATTCCAATATAAAAAAACGAGGCTAGTCAGAATATTTAGAAAATAAAATCGTTTTTTGATATTGAGTTCATGTGGTTTGATGGGGAGAATTTAAACTATATTCATAGGTTGTATATATCAATTTTTATTTATATTTTTATATTTATTTTATTTTTGTCAAATAAATAGGCTTAGCATATTAAAAAAACATACCAAACCTATAAATATTAGTCGATGGGGAATAAGTAAATGATAAGAGGGGTAGAGAAATTTAATGTTAGATTAGTAGTTCGTCTTCCTCATTATCGTTACCCTCTAAATTAATGTTAGTCATATTATGACGAAGTTGGTTGCTAAGAGGAGCACTCATCAAACTGATAGCCATATAATGGCTGAGCGAGCGATTAAATTTTTTATTTAATGAAACTAGCTCAGGGTCAGTTGATGATTGTAATATTTGACTAACACCGGTAATAAAGTTTTGTTTTTCATCTCTACCCAATGTAATCATTGTCTTAAATACGTGAGAAAAAAATACTTTTCTATCTTCTTTTGATTTAAGTTCATCAATAAACTTGTTAATTTTATTTTTTTCTTTAGGGGAAAAATCTATTTTTTTACTATCCATATTTTTCTTCTGCCATAATGAAGTCATTTTATTTTGAATGTTTTCAGTGTGAATTTGAGATCCGCTATGTTGAGGACTGATAGCCTTAGCTTGTAAATTGACCAGCATCTTTGTGTTCTTCCTGTATTGAATTTATTGTGGTTATTAAGTTTTGATAGGTCTTTTTATGTATTTTTAAAATTTGGCATTGTGTTGGAACAGAAAATACATGAGGAAAAATATTTTTAGAGGCGTAATAGGGGAAAAATAGGTAATTTTATTATCAATCTCTAAGGCGATTGTATTATCAGCAGCGGTTGAAAATTTCATATCAGAGCCGCTTTGGGCAATACGAGTTTGCATTTTTGCTGGTAGATGTAATGTGGTATTTGTCACTTTTGCATATTGCTTTTCAAAATAAACAGCAACCATCTCTTGTAGCTCATTATTACCAAAAATGTCATTCAATATTTTCATCAGCTGTTCTTTGCTTTGACTGGTATTTTCTTGGTACTGAATTTCACTGGTTTCTAATACGTGAATAAAGTCAGTTAATAGCTGTTTAATGCCGTCGTAATAACCTTGCTGATAAGCACTTTGATAGATAGTTTCTTGCTGTTGTTTCGCTTGTTGGTAATACTCACTTGCCTTTTTTTGAGCTTGTTGAGTCATAGTTTTGTGGTATCTATCGGCACTTAATGCTTGATATTTGATCAAGACTTTTTCAGACATTGTCTGTTTAACATTCTGGGGTATTTTCTCTGACATAACGGCATGTCTCTTCAATAGTATTCCAAGGTAGCATCGTTTTTACTGATGACGGTATAAGTTGCTGAGTTTCAAGACTAAACATATACTTAGCTCGAAGGGTGTAAACGATGCCAAAGGGGGCTAAACACATCAATAATTGTTGTGCCCCAAGGGCAGTTAATACCTGTGGTGAAGTTGTAGGTTGATTTTCTGATTGCCAAAGTGGGCGGCTCAAGCGTGTATGTAAGACTCGATATTTGGAAAGTTCAACCCACCAAGGAAGCGGTTCAGCGTGTAACAAAATCCCTAAACCTAACGCTACCTCTGGTAATAAAGCCCAATGTTCAGATAATACTTTGGTAACAAGGGCGTTTTCTCGTTAGGTAAAGGCAATGAGTATTGCTGAATCAATTGCTGGTTATGTTTACGTTGCAGTATAGGAGGAAAGTCTTTATATCCAACCCCATTAAATTCACTATGGAAATAACATCCTGGAGCGAGGAAAATATTTCCTTGTGTAATGAGTAGGTTATTCAGCACTGTCATCAACAGGTTTCCCTATCAGATTAGTTGCTGATTTTTTGTTACTTAGCTGGCGCCACAGTAACAGTAAAATAGTCAAAAGAATGATCATTGCAGCAATAATTGAGCCGATTATGACTGGGTTAAATGTATGTTCAGGCTCAGGCTTAACTTGATATTGCAACGGCGGGCGATTGACGACCACGACTGAGACATTATCGTAATTTGCCTCAGCAAAACTGTTCGTTAGAAACAGTTTAATCTTATGCATCATCATTTGGGGGTCTTCACTCCCAGAATAGGTCACCAAGCTGGAAACATTTTGCATTTGTTTAGTAGGATTATTGCCATTTAATGGATAACTAACATGCACACGTGCGTTAATAATATCAGGGATGGTAAGTAGCGATTGCTCAAGGCGTTGTTCAATTAAAGAAAGCAAGCGAGTACGTTCTGCCTGTGGTGAGGCCACTAAAGAGTCACCAGGAAATGCTTGGATAATTTCCACTGGTTCTTTTGAGGGCAGGTTATATTGGCGTAGTAAATCTACCGCAATAACAAAGTCACTTGGTTGAACACGAATGGAATCTCCGTTTTTATTATCTTGTTTACGCGTAGCCTCAACACCATGCTCTTGGAGTATGGCTAATACTTCGTTACTTTGTCTTTGGCTTAAATGACTGAGTAATAATTGGTTATCACACCCCATTAATAAGCCAATAAAACTAATTAAGATAAATTTTTTTAAAATATTCATGGCTTATTGAGCTTTTAAAACAGTATCAATCGCAGAAACACTTTTATGTGTTAGTGTGCTAATCATATTCATAGCAAGGCTGTATTTACCGACACGATTTTGAAATTGCAGTAATTGAACTGGGTTACTTGGGTCAATGGTATTGACACTATTCATTAATGCAGTTCTTTCTTGGTTCGTCGATGCGCTGTATTCTGCAAAAAGCTCTTTGACTTTATCGGCAATGGGGATTGATGATGGTATCTCAGAGGCCATCTCTGTGGAATTTATCATCGATAAATTTGAAGTAATAGGCGACATAATGTATTTCCTAAGTGAAGGTAGAGCACCATCGTCAATGACGCTCTATTGAATATTAAACGTTACGAATAAGAGCTTGGTCAGTATCTTTAATTGATTTCATAAAGTTACTTTGTAATTGACGTGCCATATTATAATTACCACTCATGGCGGTGATTTTCGCCAGCACTAGTGGGTTATCGACTTCTAATGTTTTATCAGCAAGAATTGTATTTAACTCATCTCCGAATTGTTTCGCTTTGCTACTAATACTGGCCGATGTACGATAGATCATACCCATATTATTTTTGCCAGTTCCTGAAATTTCTAGATCGGATGTCTCCCATTTTCCTTCGGGATTTAAACCTGGGATCATATCTGCCATTTTTTGCTTCCTCTTTATTTTTGAAGTTATATTAAATAATGATTTGTTAAGTTAAAAACTGATTGAATTAAAAAACCAATGGTTATTGCCTAATAAAATATAGCCGTTAGCATTGGTGACAAATGATTTGCCTACAAGCTCATTATTGGCAAGGGAGATTGAGAATTGAATATGATTATCTCCCCATTGCTTATAAAATGAATTTGTGAAGTTAATTAAAGAAGCAGTTTGATTGTCATTTAAACTGTCTTTTATGATAAAGATAACTTTATTTTCTTTAGTTATTTTACGCCATTGAACATTACTTTCTGTTAATCCCAACTCTGCTTTTTGTAATAATTCACCAAAGCTGATTTTTTTTATTTCACTTTTTATATAGCAACTAAAATAGCTAGAAAGTAACTTATCAATATTTTTTTCTTTATTAATTAAATTATTGTTATCTATAGTCACGATTATTGGGTTGCATGGATTGGTAAGCTCTACCTTTAATGTGTCTGGTACTATTTCAATAAGTTTATTTTCAATTTCTTGTTCAAGCTTATTTACTATTTTAATTGAGAATTTTTCATTGTATTTAGCTTTAACCAGGCGTTGCATGCTCCAATCAGAATCTCGCTGTGTTTTTACTAGGATAAGGCTTTCATTACTAGTACCTTGGGTTACGATAATGGGATACTGACTACCTTGAAGTATTTGTTCTAATGCTTTTACTTTTTTCTCGGTGCTTTGTGCTGGAATATATTGAAATATAGTGTAAACAACAAATATTGAAAATAGAGTCAAGAAAAAGACCAACATAGTTTGTTTATTAAAAAGGCTTGATTTTTGCTTAGCTGGTTTTTTTACTTTAGTTTTAACGATAGGTAATGAATTTTCAGCCTCTGAAGTCTGTAAGGTTTCAGGTATTTGAGGGTTTTGCCACTCGGTATCCTGCATTTTGATCACAATAGGAAAAATATCCGCTAAAAGTAGCTGCTGAAGAACGATAGGTATTTCTGTACTTAATCCATTATCATTTAACCGGAGAGCTAGCCCACTTTCAGAATGTTGACTTGCAGTAATAATTGAAAATTCGCAGGCAGTGCCATCGCTTGGAATTGAGTAGGTTGTGAAACCATCATCATTGATGTCAGTTTTATAATCTAAGCCGTTATCAATGATAATCAGATTGTTATCTGCATTAACCATTAATTCTTGGCCGGTCATTGGGCCGCTAGCAATTTTTACTATACATGTGCGGCTATTTGTATCACTCATAAAGATAATCTCATGGAATTAAATTCATTTTATTATGGATTGGCTGGTTCTCGTTATTGGTGGCAAGTAAATCAAGAAATGTTTTTATTGTCAGTTGAATTGATCTTATTCATTCACACCTTTAGCTTGTAATAGAAAGTATGAGTGATTCCTGAGTATTCCCTTGAGGCTTTTTTTATTATCGCTCACTCTGTGTACACAACATTACGTGGATAAGGCCTATATATAATGTCAAATAAAGATATTGCAACATTATTAGAAAGTAGAGGCTGTGATTTTTCATTACAAGACAAATTGGTCTTAGCTATACCGAAAAGAGTCACGACGCCTTTTATTTATAAATCTATATATTCAAATTTAAATATTTTGATAGAACGTCAGGCTATATTTATTTGTCAAGAAAATGAATGGAATGCACTAGATAAGTCAAATTGGAAGTTATACTCAATGGATTTATCAGAATTAGTCGAAATTTTAGCAGTTATTGATACCGCAATGGGGCAAGCATTCCTTGCGAAAAAGAAAAAGCTGGAAGCTGATGAAAATAACAATAATGAATATATCGAATTAATTGAAGACTTTTCATTAATGGTATCAATCAAAAATGTAGTGATTGATTTAATTATTAGAAATCATCCTGTATTTGATAGCTGGTGTGAAATACTCAGGCGGTACGAAGCTTATGGAATGATGCGATTTATTCTCTCTTCAGCTCAAGAGAATAAAAACGCCAATATTAATCAGTTATGTGCACGTTATGGTATATCAGCTTCTTATTTTAGACAGCTTTATCGAGAAAACTTTAATAAAACGGCAAAGCGGAAAATTATGAGTGTTCGTATGGCTAATGCAATTCTACAGCTAATTGAAAGTGATGATTCAATATTAGATGTAGGGCTTGAAGCGGGTTATTGTTCAGCATCTCATTTTACTAATGATATTAAAAAAGAGTTAGGCCTAACACCATCAGAAATTAGGCATATTGGAGCAACATTATATGAGCAGTAAAAAAAAATCGAGTGTTAGGTTTAACACTGTTTTTACTGAGTATGAGTTTCTATTCGGCCCAAGCTGAAATTATTGTGGCAGAACCAGTTACACAATCAAAAAACCACGATACCTTTGTCGCAAATAATATTGCAGTAGGTAAGGTATTCGATGCCGTTGCTGAACGTTTAAATAAGCCAATTATTCTCAGCAAATTAGCAGCTCAAAAAAAAGTGACTGGTAATTTTAATTTAGCTAATGCAGATGAAATGTTTAAAGCACTAACTCGGCGAATTGCATTAGTGTGGTATGACGATGGTGCGAGTATTTATATTTATGATAATAGTGAAATGCGTAGCGCAATTATTCCAACAAATAATGTCAGTAGTAACCAGTTGCTTAATTATATTCAACGAAATGGAATTTATGACTCGCGGTTTCCTGTACGTTCACAAGAAGGTGAACGGTTATTATTTGTTTCGGGTCCGCCACTGTATATTGAACTAATTAAAGCCGCATCTTTATATCTTGCAGAACAGATTAGGAAAGAGGAGTTATCTAGCGGTGAAGTGGCTATTATTCCATTAAAACACGCATCGGTAACGGATAGAAGTTATTCATTACGAGGGCAAAATATTACGATCCCTGGTTTATTAACAGTCATTAATTCTTTGTTTAAACAGGGAGCTTCACCAGATGAAATATTACATATTCAACCACCACCAACACCAATTAATCCAACAGGAGATTCGATAGACGAATTAATGGATACACCAATTGGTGATCCACCATCTTCTGGGAGTAAGCCGATGATGGTAACAAAAAAACCGTCTAACAGCGCTTTTTCTTTGGTAGCACACCCTGATAGCAATAGCTTGATAGTTAAAGGTAGCCAAGAGCAAATTCGTTATGTTCGCCAGTTAGTTAATACATTAGATATGCGCCGCCGGCAGGTAGAGTTATCTTTGTGGATTATAGATATTACTCGCTCAGAACTCGATAATCTTGGCGTGAACTGGGAAATTGGTACTTTTAGTACAGGTACTGGCTCGGTCTCATTTAACCGAAGCACGCTATCAAACAGCCAACAATTTTTATTGCAGATTGATGCATTAAATAAAACGGGTAACGGGCACATTGTTTCTCGCCCCGTGTTATTAACCCAAGAAAACATTCCTGCTTTATTTGATAACAACACCAGTTTTTACGCCAAATTACAAGGGGAGCGTATTGCGACTCTTGAGCAGGTCACATATGGGACCATGGTGAGTGTAATGCCGCGTATTTCCGTGGGTAATAACGTAGAAATGGAAGTCAATATTGAAGATGGTGCTGAAAACCGCGATAGCACAGGGAAAACCTCCAGTGTAGAAGGGTTACCTGCCGTTAACAGAACCAGTATTAACACAGTTGCGCGTATTGCAAAAGACAGTAGTTTGCTTATCGGTGGCTATACACGTGAGCAATATGTTGAAAATGAAAGCAAAATTCCTTTTTTAGGCGATCTTCCTTATGTGGGAGGGTTATTTAGTCATTCATCGACTAATCAACAGAAGATGGTTCGTTTATTTTTAATCCAGCCGCGTTTATTGGATGAAAATGAAGGATGGGATGGGCGACAATTTTCTGAAAAGACGCGGATCACCACCCATGATAGCCAGTTGCACGGTACGGTCCAATTTCTTCAACAATACATGAGTGAGTCATGGCAATAACACCACTGAGTTTTAATAACCGTTTTTCAGTTAATACTCAAAACAAAAGTCGTGCACCTGTGAGTAGCAGTAGTGATGACTCCGATGAAGTAGCACGTGGTGCTGGTGTCATTGATAGCTCTAGTGAATATGCATCGATGTCGATGTTAGCGGCAAGCCATGTACGCCGAGGAAGTTCTAAGAAGGGCAGCGAAGAAGAATGGATGCAATTTGCCGAACGCATTTTGGATAAAGATGCAGATGACAAAGTATTGCATATAGAAGGCCTGCTTAATAAGCAACTGATGACACCAAAGCAATTACGGGCATTTTTATTGCAGTTTTTTACTGACCCTAGTGATTTACTAATGGTACTTGCTGCATTAATTAATCGTAAAAAATTAAAAAAAGAACAAATTGAAAGTATTGAAGCTTTAGAACAATTATTGCAAGCAGAAGATACTAAGCGTCATACACAAGCAGGAATTAACGTTGCATTAATCGCAAAAGCATTTGCTGAAAAATTACATTTTAGTGCTGGGAATTTACGTTCGGTGTACCGTGAGTTTATCACTTATGACGGGCCTGTCGTTTATTTATATGAACAATGGGTTGAGGAAATGGAAATTCAAGAGCGTGAAAATATGATGCGTTATCTTGGGCGAGCACTAGCTTGTGATTTGCAAGCGTTGCCATTAGGTGACTTAAATATTAGTGAGTTTGGAAGTTTTTTTAATCGTGTTGGTCGGTTACGAGAACTGCAATCTTTAGATTATGTATTCTGCCAGCAATTCTTTCAATCTGGTTTTTTTCGGCTCAATGAAAAATCAAACAAATCAAAAATTGAAAAAGAGCTCAGTCAATTATTTACCCGTGGCATTCGTAGTCAGGTTGATTTTGAAACAGTGGTTATCGATTTTATTTCTGAAAAACTGAAAGTCATGACTTCGGATATGTGTGGCAGGTTTTTACAACTATTATTACTGGCTTTTGCAGTTATTCCTATCACTGTCTTTCAGTCAACGGAAGCAAGAGACCAACTTATTGAAAAATTAAAAGAACTCATGGACCAAATTATGGTGCAAGAGAGAATATTACACCGAAAGCCATAGTGCGATAGGAAAATTATCCCATGAAAAGTATCACCGGATTTTTATTACAAATCCGTAATCGTCCAGAATTGATGGTATTAGTTATCATGGTAATGGTTATTGCGATGTTGATCATTCCATTGCCAACTATATTAGTCGATTTATTAATTGGCTTAAACATTATGATATCTGTACTCATTTTTATGAGCTCTTTTTATATAACTCGGGTATTAAACTTTCAATCATTTCCTTCTATTTTATTAATAAGTACATTATTTCGATTAGCTTTATCAATTAGTACCAGCCGCTTAATTTTACTAGAAGCAGATGCTGGGGATATTATTGCTACTTTTGGTGAATTTGTTATTCAAGACAATTTAGTGGTTGGAATGGTGGTATTTGCCATTGTCACCATTGTACAGTTCATTGTTATTACGAAAGGTTCTGAACGTATTGCTGAAGTGGCAGCCCGTTTCTCTCTCGATGCAATGCCAGGTAAACAAATGAGTATTGATGCGGATTTACGGGCTGGTGTGATTGATGAGGCGACAGTTAAAGAGAAGCGTGGCGACCTTGAAAAAGAGAGCCAGTTATTTGGTTCTTTCGATGGTGCGATGAAATTCATTAAAGGGGATGCGATCGCGGGCATTATCATCATTTTTGTTAACTTAATTGGAGGGATATCTGTTGGTACAGCTCAGCAGGGCATGGATGTTTCAACCGCACTAAATACTTTTTCCTTATTAACTATCGGTGATGGTTTAGTCGCTCAAATCCCTGCACTACTCATTTCTATCAGTGCTGGTTTTATTGTGACTCGAGTAGGTGGTAATGATAAGAACTTAGGTGAAAATATTGTTTCAGAGTTATTTGCAAATGACTTTACGATATTAATTACGGCATTTATTGTACTCTCTATGGTTTTTTTGCCTGGTTTTCCAACTATGATATTTTTACTATTATCCGGGGTTCTTATTGGGTTATTTACTTTCAGGTATTTTAAAAAACAAAAAAATAAGCAAAAAACAGTGAATAGTGAAGCTGAAATTATTAATTCAGATGTGACGGAAGGTGAAACTCAAAGAGAAAATAGTGATATTGAAGATGAATATATTCCGGAAACATTACCGATTATCATTTCTGTTAATCAAAAATATAAAAAACATTTAGAAGATAATAAATTTTTATCCAGAATGAAAAAGGATATTTTTATTCGTTATGGGTATAGGATTCCTGATATTGCCGTTAACTATTCACCTATTATACCTGAAAATAAAATGGTGATACTCATTAATGAAATTAAAGCAGGAGAATATAATATCTATTTCCATGGGTATCGTTTACTGACTATCAATGACGAACCTGAATACCTTGGTATGTCATTGACTAAGTTTACGGATGAATATGGTTCGGTGAGTACTTGGTTTGAACAAAAGGACCTACCCAACATTGAGCAGCTGGGTCTAATGGCTCGAGACGATGTGACAGAAGCCATTGATTGTATAAGTAGTTTGTTGTTGAGATTTATTAATGAATTTTTCGGTATTCAAGAAACGAAAAACTTACTTGATGACCTTGAAAGAAAATACCCAGAATTACTGAAAGAGTGCTATCGCCATGCCACAGTACAAAAAGTAACCGAAGTTTTTCAACGCTTATTAATGGAAAAAATATCAGTTCGTAATATGAAATTGATTATAGAAACCTTAGTGCAGTGGGTGCCAAAAGAAAAAGATAGCTTAATGTTAGTCGAGCACGTAAGAAGTGCAATGGCACGTTACATTTCATCTCGTTTTTCTGTAGATGGGCGTTTGAATGTTCTCATGATTAACTCAGAGCTAGAAGACACTATACGTCAAGGGATTAGGCAGGCTTCCGGTGGAGTATACTTACATCTTGAGCCAGAAAAAACTAATGAGTTGATACAGGCAGCAGAGTTTGCTTTAGAAAATAGTTATTTATCAATTAGGGATGTGAACATTTTAGTGCCTGTTGATATTCGTCGTTTTGTCAAAAAAATCTTAGAAGGCCGTTTTCCTGAGTTAGAAGTACTTTCTTTTAATGAAGTTTCTGAAATGGTCAAAGTCAATGTGGTCAAAACCATATAATCAAAAAATCGGCTTTATTAACAAATAAAGCAACCGAATTCAATATAATTATCAGTATTGAATAATTAAAATACCCTAAAATATAAGGAATACCAATGAAATATAGATTTATCGAAATGTTAAATGAATATTTAAATTCTATGGGACGTAGTGATCTAGTTAACTCTCAATTAGATTGTCATTCTAATATTCAATTTGAAATGCATGGTTTTGCTGAAATTAATATTGACCTATCTACAGACGATATTATCATTTGGTGTAGTTTAGATAATTGTAACTATAGCCATTTAGATGCGGTTAGTGCCTCCTTATTAAAATCATTATTAGAATACCCGCCAAATAATTTTTTTCCAGGCCAACCGGCATTGAATATTGTGGATGATGCTTATGTTCTTTCTGCCGTTTTAAAAGAATCAGCTTTAAATAATATTCAATTATTTGCAGATAGTTTTGAAGAATTCTTTGAGCGTGCAAATGAACTTAACAGCCTAATTTCTTAATCTATTATGAAGTTATTTGATCTCTGCGCGCATCCTGCGCGCATTCATGGGTGCCTAATTGAAGCCCCACTACAAGGCGTATTTATTGGTGAGATTTGTTTTATTGAGCATTCTCTTGCGCAGCCAAACGTTATTGCCAAAGCGCAGGTTGTTGGTTTTAAAGAAGGGCTCACGGTACTGAGTTTAATCGGCCGTGCTCAAGGTTTAACACGAGAAGTGGTTATTCGCCCGAGCGGTTATCCGTTTGTATTTGAAGTGGGTGAACATTTAGCAGGTAAAATTTTTAATGCGGC of Providencia rettgeri contains these proteins:
- the mxiC gene encoding type III secretion system regulator InvE, whose protein sequence is MAITPLSFNNRFSVNTQNKSRAPVSSSSDDSDEVARGAGVIDSSSEYASMSMLAASHVRRGSSKKGSEEEWMQFAERILDKDADDKVLHIEGLLNKQLMTPKQLRAFLLQFFTDPSDLLMVLAALINRKKLKKEQIESIEALEQLLQAEDTKRHTQAGINVALIAKAFAEKLHFSAGNLRSVYREFITYDGPVVYLYEQWVEEMEIQERENMMRYLGRALACDLQALPLGDLNISEFGSFFNRVGRLRELQSLDYVFCQQFFQSGFFRLNEKSNKSKIEKELSQLFTRGIRSQVDFETVVIDFISEKLKVMTSDMCGRFLQLLLLAFAVIPITVFQSTEARDQLIEKLKELMDQIMVQERILHRKP
- the invA gene encoding Invasion protein invA, whose amino-acid sequence is MKSITGFLLQIRNRPELMVLVIMVMVIAMLIIPLPTILVDLLIGLNIMISVLIFMSSFYITRVLNFQSFPSILLISTLFRLALSISTSRLILLEADAGDIIATFGEFVIQDNLVVGMVVFAIVTIVQFIVITKGSERIAEVAARFSLDAMPGKQMSIDADLRAGVIDEATVKEKRGDLEKESQLFGSFDGAMKFIKGDAIAGIIIIFVNLIGGISVGTAQQGMDVSTALNTFSLLTIGDGLVAQIPALLISISAGFIVTRVGGNDKNLGENIVSELFANDFTILITAFIVLSMVFLPGFPTMIFLLLSGVLIGLFTFRYFKKQKNKQKTVNSEAEIINSDVTEGETQRENSDIEDEYIPETLPIIISVNQKYKKHLEDNKFLSRMKKDIFIRYGYRIPDIAVNYSPIIPENKMVILINEIKAGEYNIYFHGYRLLTINDEPEYLGMSLTKFTDEYGSVSTWFEQKDLPNIEQLGLMARDDVTEAIDCISSLLLRFINEFFGIQETKNLLDDLERKYPELLKECYRHATVQKVTEVFQRLLMEKISVRNMKLIIETLVQWVPKEKDSLMLVEHVRSAMARYISSRFSVDGRLNVLMINSELEDTIRQGIRQASGGVYLHLEPEKTNELIQAAEFALENSYLSIRDVNILVPVDIRRFVKKILEGRFPELEVLSFNEVSEMVKVNVVKTI
- a CDS encoding type III secretion system chaperone SpaK, which gives rise to MKYRFIEMLNEYLNSMGRSDLVNSQLDCHSNIQFEMHGFAEINIDLSTDDIIIWCSLDNCNYSHLDAVSASLLKSLLEYPPNNFFPGQPALNIVDDAYVLSAVLKESALNNIQLFADSFEEFFERANELNSLIS